The Xylanibacillus composti genome contains the following window.
TGGCTGACCGTTACAGGGCGTGTGGAGCGATTTGGCTATTGTGACGGACACGGTTGAAGCAATCGATCCGCATCAGCCAAACAAGGAGTCGACAATGGTTGACCGTTGCAGCGGACCGCATCGTAGTATAGAGGACGGGGCCATGCTTCGCGTTCCCCAAACAAGATGCTCTCAAGTGACAGCAGAGCTGGGGGAGCTCCTTCTTCGCGCAAACTCGTAAGCCGGGAAGGCGGCGCAGCATGAGCGAACAGCGGGCGCGCTAGTGACTGTCTTAGTCTCGGCTGTCCTCCTGCCGGATAAGCTTCAGCAGGTTATCCGGGATGCGGAAGTTGTGCTTGCCCACCAACACCTCGAGATCGAGCTCCTCATCTGCGTAGCGGCTAAGTTTGATTTCCTCGATTTCCTTGTGAAGCCGCTCCATCTTCTCATCCAGCTCATAGGCGGCATCAGCCGCTTCCTTCAGTTCCATAAGCAGGTGCTGCGGCACGGATTGGTTGTATTTATAAAAAATCTTGTGCTCCAGACTGGCCCAGAAGTCCATCGCAATTGTGCGGATCTGCACCTCGACATAGACGTGCTCCTGCCGGTCCGAGAGGAATACGGGGACGGCTACCAGCAGATGCAGGCTTTTGTACCCGTTCGGCTTCGGGTTGGCAATATAGTCTTTGACCGATATGGTGCGCAGATCGCTCTGGTTTTGCAGCATTTCGCTGATCGTGTATATATCCGAGATGAATGAGCAGGTAATGCGGATGCCCGCAATATCTCTTATCTGGTCGCGAATGTCATCCAGCGATTGAGCCCCTCCCTTGCGATACAGCTTTCTCATGATGCTCTCCGGCGACTTCAATCTTGACTTCGTATGCTCGATCGGATTGTAGTCGTGCAGCAGCTGGAACTCCTCGCTCAATATTTCAATTTTCGTCTCCATTTCGCTCAACGCAAATTTATACACCATCATAAAACTGGTGATCCGATTTTTGATCAGGCGCAATTGTTGAATAGGGTTATCGCTCATGGCTTCCTCCTGAGTCCGTGTTAGGCTTGTTAAGTGTATGAAGATGAACGTGAGATCCTTGCGTTCAGGAAATCAGCTTCCCTTTTTATAGTAAGACATTTTGAGACTCAAATGCCAATAGGCCGGTGGCGACAGTGTGAACATTGTGGGCGGCGAGGGTGGAAGGGGTCCGTTTCCAGTGCGGCGACAACCTGGGAATAGAGAGGGAGAGGAGGGCTCGCATTCCGTGAAGAGCCTTATGAGTTGACGGACGCCGCCGGCTTTACGTGCGGCACTGGAGCCCGTGATTGCAACGATGCACGACAAGGCATCATCACGCTGGGCATTCACTGTGCGGGGCACAGCGTGTGCGCATTCCGTGACGATGCCTGCGTACTGGAGGCTTCTACACAATGTTCGGCATAATGTAGACAACGTCATATCCAGGATAACTGGCTTCTACCTCAGCCGCTACATCCTGCAGCTCCGCCGTTGTTTCATAAGTGATCTCGTGATTCTTGTCATCCTTCCTCAATATCACCTTATACTCGCGTTCATTGTAGTCGTATTCGTAGATCTCCGGATCTCTCAAGGAAAAGCGAATGAACAGCTTTTCATTCTCCTTGCTTTCCAGCAGGTCAGCCACACCTCTGAGCATGCGCGCGATGTCATGGGTGAACATGTTCTTGCGAACGTTGGCAAAACCATAGGATTGAAGCGTGTTCACATATTGGTCGATTGGCGATCTGCCAAGCTTATTGGCCAGCTTCAGCTTGCGCGGGGCTTTGAGGGCATGGCCTTTCAGCTTGGGCTGGCGAAAACGTCTGTCCCTGACAGTCAGGTAAGCCACATTCTCTTGAACTTTATCAATCACCAAAACCTCATTTTCCTTCAGATTGACGGCGTTCACAACATGCTTCGGAATATTCGCTTGACCGGTGGCATTGACCTTGTAGCCCTCGTCACTCTTCATGACCATCACTCTCGACCCTTCTACCTTATAGGCAACCCGATCGCCAGGGTGAATGTTCAGCAGCTCCCTGAACTCTTTCCTGAAATTCAACAACATCAACGGTCCCTCCAAATAATGGTAATTTAGATCAACGTACATACTAGCAGGCGCCAAAACTATGGCGTTCTTGCCAGATCCTTGTCCTTGCCGACCAACGTGCGCACCAACTCCATATAACGTTGGGCGATCGTGGCATATCTGGATTTGGCCGAAATCTGCTTATCGAAGTAAACCTTCCGAAATTCGGAATCATAGTAGGTTACCTTGCTTGGCTGGATGTAATTGACGCGGTCTACCTTCTTGAGATCCAGCAATGGCATCAGAAATTGGCCCACTTGATCCAAGGTGGAAATCATATGGTAAGTGGCATCGCGCGTTTCGAACAGGAGTGTGCGGCCGTCTGTCGAAACACTGCAAATTTCGTCCAGCCTCAAGAAGCGGAATTGCCCTTTTCCCCCGTTAGAGGAATCCCTGAGCATGACGGGAATGCGTACATGATTCATCTCCTTTTCTGTGTAGTGTTCTGGCATCGCGATCACCCTTTTCTATTAAGAATGTATGCAAGAAATGTGCAAGGGGAGGGGAGTCCCAGTCGATCAGCTTTCCCCCGATATCTTCATAATAGCACACATTATATGGGAATGGCACCTCTTACTATCTAAAAAATCTTAACTCTCTCAAAACTTATTTCAACTAGAATTGGTCATGATCAGTATGCTAGGATGGACATAGGAGAAAAGTCAGCAAGCTAGGCACGGAGCGGCTTTTCGCCGATGCAGGGGCAAAGGGATTCGAAGGAAGCAGAGCATCGTCATTGCAGAGGAAGGCGACTTTGCCTCATGGGGCGGAGCAGGATCGGATGGGATTCCATCGAGAGCAAGAAATCGACACTTATGGAAAAGTGAATGTTGGATTTCGTTTTTTTCCAGGGATGAACTGTCGGCTGCATCGAAAGCGTTTTCCGTCTGTATGGTACTGCCTCTTGCCCAAGTCCGTCCGGCCCGGCAATCCGGCTATCAGAATCCTGAGATCAAGGCGTTGCGAGTAAGCGACTCCTTTCCGCATGAAGATGCGGCCATCGTTTCAGGGTTTGGTGATAGATGCACAACCAAGGCTTGTGGTCTTAGGTCAAGACACAGTGGCACGGGATCAGAAGGGGTGCGGAGCTTTTTCTGCTATGAAGGGTGGCCGTAGAAGTACACTGCCGCTTTTGAATTCCGGGCACATTGCACAGGCTTTGCTTGGAAGGGAGTGATTGTTTTCTCATTCTTGTAACCGCTCACATGTGGGCTGTCCGTGTCGATGAAGGAATGCTATTTTTTTATAAAAAGGGAGGAAAATAAAGTGAATCAAGGTGTGTTGAAAAATCGATTTTCGCTATCGAGACTGTTAGTTGTTGCCGCCGGCGTTGCGATACTGGCACTCGTATACTTTGGATTGCTTGCAGACAAGGCTTCTGCACACGGTTACGTAGTGGACAGCCGTGCGCATCTGTGTGCGCAGGAAGTAAATGTGAATTGTGGACCGGTGCGCTGGGAGCCGCATAGCGTGGAAGGCCGCGGAGACTTCCCTGAGATCGGCGTGCCGGATGGACAGCTGGCGGGAGCGACAGTGTTCCCTGGCCTGGATGCCCAAACAGCGGATCGCTGGGCGAAAGTGAATATGCAAGGCGGACCGCACACGTTCCATTGGAAGATCGTTGCGAACCACAGCACGAACACTTGGGATTACTATATTACGAAGCCGGGTTGGGATCCGAACTCTCCGTTAAAACGGGCTGATCTCGAACTGTTCTGCCGCTATATCGATCATGGCGCCCTGCCGCCTGATGATGTATACAACGATTGCTTCATTCCGAACGACCGTACAGGATATCATGTCATTCTCGCTGTTTGGGATATTGCCGACACGCAGAATGCCTTCTATCAGGCGATTGATGTGAACCTGAGCATCAACCCGAACGCGCCGACAGTGCCGGCACCAGGCTTCCCAGGCGATCCTGACCGCTTCGGAGACATTCTGGAATGGAATCCGATCCGTGCTTACACAACGGGCGAGATCGTTCTCCACAACGGTCAAATCTGGAGAGCTAGATGGTGGACGCAAGGACAAGAGCCGGGTACAACAGGCCAATATGGACCATGGGAGCTAGTCAGCGGTTCGGGTGAACCGCATGAACCGCATGAACCGCATGAGCCAGGCCAACCGAACGAGCCCGGCGAGCCGAATGAACCGGGTGAGCCGAACGAGCCGGGCAATCAGTATCCGGCTTGGAGCTCCAGCCAGATTTATACTGGCGGAGAGATTGTCTCCTACAACGGCCAGCTGTGGAGAGCCCAATGGTGGACACAAGGGCAGGTGCCCGGTGCCGATCAGTGGGGTCCATGGCAGCTTGTGAACTAAGCTAGCCTGTTCTGCCTGCACCACCCTTTCCATCCAACCAAGAAGGTGTCCGTTCCCGCTGATGGGTTCGGGCGCCTTTTTTTGTTGGTTGTTGCGGCTTTTGAATCTGGTTCTGTCAAATCGTTTAACGGAGCACTTGAAGCAGATATGGATTTCCTCATTTTTTTACTCCCGCTTTCCAGCGATCCCGTAGAAAATCAATTTCATAATATCCTCCGTCATAGGCAGCACATTGCTGTAGACCTCTTCCCGCTGCAGGTATTCATAGAGCGCATGCATGAAGAACAGGATAGCCTCGTTGGACAAATTCGGGTCCACATAGCCCTGCTCCTTGCCTTGGTTGAACAGGGAGAACAGATTCGGCAGTGTCTTCTCCTGAAAGATCTCGCGGAGATGACCCGGGCTCGTTGTATATTCCCGCATAATGTAGAGATACAGATCTTCATGCATTTCCTGGGCGGCTTCCTTCTTCCGAAAGATGAGACGCTTCACTTTTTCCGGGAAGTCCAGCTCGCTCAATAAGATCTCCTTGAATTCCTCGGACATTTTGTCCAAATAATACAAGAAGACCTCATGCGCCAAATTGTGCTTGCTCTCGAAATAATTATAGATCGTTACTTGCGATACGCCGGCCTTTTGTGCGATTTCGGCTATGGAGGGCTTCTGTACCCCGTATTCCATAAAGAGAACCAATGCAGCTTCCAAGATGTCTTTTTTCTTCTGTGCGCGGCGACGTTCAAATCCGTTCATGTTCATTTTCCCTCCCATTGTAATGAGTGTAATCAAAATTATGTAATAAAACAACTAGAGAAGTTCATAAACTGTTGCATTGCGATAAAAATATGTATATCATGAACTATATCAATTAATTTATTTCATTATTTTCTGAAGGGGAGGATATCTCATGGCGGTATTGCGCACGGCCAATCTCACCAAATCATTTGGCAGCTTTACAGCATTGAACGGAATAAATATTGAAGTCAATCGGGGAGAGGTGTACGGCTTTATTGGCCCGAACGGCGCGGGGAAGTCTACAACGATTCGCATTCTGCTCGGCATCCTGAAAGCCACTTCGGGCGAAGCGACCATCTTCGGGATGGATGCATGGAAGGATGCGGT
Protein-coding sequences here:
- a CDS encoding GTP pyrophosphokinase, with translation MSDNPIQQLRLIKNRITSFMMVYKFALSEMETKIEILSEEFQLLHDYNPIEHTKSRLKSPESIMRKLYRKGGAQSLDDIRDQIRDIAGIRITCSFISDIYTISEMLQNQSDLRTISVKDYIANPKPNGYKSLHLLVAVPVFLSDRQEHVYVEVQIRTIAMDFWASLEHKIFYKYNQSVPQHLLMELKEAADAAYELDEKMERLHKEIEEIKLSRYADEELDLEVLVGKHNFRIPDNLLKLIRQEDSRD
- a CDS encoding lytic polysaccharide monooxygenase, producing MNQGVLKNRFSLSRLLVVAAGVAILALVYFGLLADKASAHGYVVDSRAHLCAQEVNVNCGPVRWEPHSVEGRGDFPEIGVPDGQLAGATVFPGLDAQTADRWAKVNMQGGPHTFHWKIVANHSTNTWDYYITKPGWDPNSPLKRADLELFCRYIDHGALPPDDVYNDCFIPNDRTGYHVILAVWDIADTQNAFYQAIDVNLSINPNAPTVPAPGFPGDPDRFGDILEWNPIRAYTTGEIVLHNGQIWRARWWTQGQEPGTTGQYGPWELVSGSGEPHEPHEPHEPGQPNEPGEPNEPGEPNEPGNQYPAWSSSQIYTGGEIVSYNGQLWRAQWWTQGQVPGADQWGPWQLVN
- a CDS encoding TetR/AcrR family transcriptional regulator, giving the protein MNGFERRRAQKKKDILEAALVLFMEYGVQKPSIAEIAQKAGVSQVTIYNYFESKHNLAHEVFLYYLDKMSEEFKEILLSELDFPEKVKRLIFRKKEAAQEMHEDLYLYIMREYTTSPGHLREIFQEKTLPNLFSLFNQGKEQGYVDPNLSNEAILFFMHALYEYLQREEVYSNVLPMTEDIMKLIFYGIAGKRE